The sequence below is a genomic window from Campylobacter concisus.
TTTAAATGAACTTGGCGTTGGTAAAATAGCTTTTGTCTATACTAAATTTTCTCAAGCAAATTTTAATATAGATATTGAAAGGCTAAGCTATATAAATGCTCTCTCCTGCGAGCAGTGCGGACGAACATCGCTAATGGAGTTTGAAATTTATAAAAATTTGGACGAGCTAATGAGCGTTTATAAAAATGTCTCAGCTATAAATTTTGGTGGTAAAAGCTTAAATGAAAAAAAAGATGACGAGCTTTTAATAATCGGTCCAGAGGGTGGATTTAGCGAGGATGAGACGGCTAAATTTAAAAATAGCTACTGTCTAAACACTAAAAATATCTTAAGATCACAGACTGCGGTTATCTCAGTAGCGGCAAAATTCCTAGTTTAATTTATTTGATTTTTAGATTTCT
It includes:
- a CDS encoding 16S rRNA (uracil(1498)-N(3))-methyltransferase — its product is MKFLYDKNAGNESLKIVNEAFLHLKARRMQAGERISVRNLRDFKEYIYEIDEIDRRSASLSLVFASSNGEQKFDFTIAWAIVDPKTIEKTLPFLNELGVGKIAFVYTKFSQANFNIDIERLSYINALSCEQCGRTSLMEFEIYKNLDELMSVYKNVSAINFGGKSLNEKKDDELLIIGPEGGFSEDETAKFKNSYCLNTKNILRSQTAVISVAAKFLV